One segment of Macaca fascicularis isolate 582-1 chromosome 4, T2T-MFA8v1.1 DNA contains the following:
- the UBE2J1 gene encoding ubiquitin-conjugating enzyme E2 J1 isoform X1 translates to METRYNLKSPAVKRLMKEAAELKDPTDHYHAQPLEDNLFEWHFTVRGPPDSDFDGGVYHGRIVLPPEYPMKPPSIILLTANGRFEVGKKICLSISGHHPETWQPSWSIRTALLAIIGFMPTKGEGAIGSLDYTPEERRALAKKSQDFCCEGCGSAMKDVLLPLKSGSDLSQADQEAKELARQISFKAEVNSSGKTISESDLNHSFSLTDLQDDIPTTFQGATASTSYGVQNSSAASFHQPTQPVAKNTSMSPRQRRAQQQSQRRSSTSPDGIQGRQPRDTHTDHGGSAVLIVILTLALAALIFRRIYLANEYIFDFEL, encoded by the exons ctgttAAGCGTTTAATGAAAGAAGCGGCAGAATTGAAAGATCCAACAGATCATTACCATGCGCAACCTTTAGAG GATAACCTTTTTGAATGGCACTTCACGGTTAGAGGGCCTCCAGACTCCGATTTTGATGGAGGAGTTTATCATGGGCGGATAGTACTGCCACCAGAGTATCCCATGAAACCACCAAGCATTATTCTCCTAACG GCTAATGGACGATTTGAAGTGGGCAAGAAAATCTGTTTGAGCATCTCAGGACATCATCCTGAAACTTGGCAGCCTTCGTGGAGTA taaggACAGCATTATTAGCCATCATTGGGTTTATGCCAACAAAAGGAGAGGGAGCCATAGGTTCTCTAGATTACACTCCTGAGGAAAGAAGAGCACTTGCCAAAAA ATCACAAGATTTCTGTTGTGAAGGATGTGGCTCTGCCATGAAGGATGTCCTGTTGCCTTTAAAATCTGGAAGCGATTTGAGCCAAGCTGACCAAGAAGCCAAAGAACTGGCTAGGCAAATCAGTTTTAAG GCAGAAGTCAATTCATCTGGAAAGACTATTTCTGAGTCAGACTTAAACCACTCTTTTTCACTAACTGATTTACAAGATGATATACCTACAACATTCCAGGGTGCTACGGCCAGTACATCG TATGGAGTCCAGAATTCCTCGGCAGCATCCTTTCATCAACCTACCCAACCTGTAGCTAAGAATACCTCCATGAGCCCTCGACAGCGCCGGGCCCAGCAGCAGAGTCAGAGAAGGTCTTCTACTTCACCAGATGGAATCCAGGGCCGCCAGCCAAGAGACACCCACACTGATCATGGCGGATCAGCTGTACTGATTGTCATCCTGACTTTGGCATTGGCAGCTCTTATATTCCGACGAATATATCTGGCCAATGAATACATATTTGACTTTGAGTTATAA
- the UBE2J1 gene encoding ubiquitin-conjugating enzyme E2 J1 isoform X2, with the protein METRYNLKSPAVKRLMKEAAELKDPTDHYHAQPLEDNLFEWHFTVRGPPDSDFDGGVYHGRIVLPPEYPMKPPSIILLTANGRFEVGKKICLSISGHHPETWQPSWSIRTALLAIIGFMPTKGEGAIGSLDYTPEERRALAKKSQDFCCEGCGSAMKDVLLPLKSGSDLSQADQEAKELARQISFKYGVQNSSAASFHQPTQPVAKNTSMSPRQRRAQQQSQRRSSTSPDGIQGRQPRDTHTDHGGSAVLIVILTLALAALIFRRIYLANEYIFDFEL; encoded by the exons ctgttAAGCGTTTAATGAAAGAAGCGGCAGAATTGAAAGATCCAACAGATCATTACCATGCGCAACCTTTAGAG GATAACCTTTTTGAATGGCACTTCACGGTTAGAGGGCCTCCAGACTCCGATTTTGATGGAGGAGTTTATCATGGGCGGATAGTACTGCCACCAGAGTATCCCATGAAACCACCAAGCATTATTCTCCTAACG GCTAATGGACGATTTGAAGTGGGCAAGAAAATCTGTTTGAGCATCTCAGGACATCATCCTGAAACTTGGCAGCCTTCGTGGAGTA taaggACAGCATTATTAGCCATCATTGGGTTTATGCCAACAAAAGGAGAGGGAGCCATAGGTTCTCTAGATTACACTCCTGAGGAAAGAAGAGCACTTGCCAAAAA ATCACAAGATTTCTGTTGTGAAGGATGTGGCTCTGCCATGAAGGATGTCCTGTTGCCTTTAAAATCTGGAAGCGATTTGAGCCAAGCTGACCAAGAAGCCAAAGAACTGGCTAGGCAAATCAGTTTTAAG TATGGAGTCCAGAATTCCTCGGCAGCATCCTTTCATCAACCTACCCAACCTGTAGCTAAGAATACCTCCATGAGCCCTCGACAGCGCCGGGCCCAGCAGCAGAGTCAGAGAAGGTCTTCTACTTCACCAGATGGAATCCAGGGCCGCCAGCCAAGAGACACCCACACTGATCATGGCGGATCAGCTGTACTGATTGTCATCCTGACTTTGGCATTGGCAGCTCTTATATTCCGACGAATATATCTGGCCAATGAATACATATTTGACTTTGAGTTATAA